The Bacillus xiapuensis genome window below encodes:
- the rbsK gene encoding ribokinase, protein MGKIAVIGSSSMDLVVTAAKRPGAGETVLGKSFTTVPGGKGANQAVAAARLGADVHMIGCVGEDHYGQAILNNFRENRVHIRFVEMITGAESGTAHIILAEGDNSIVVVEGANHYVRPDSVRRAHSIIAAADMVMIQQEIPAETVEYTAALCAKLRVPLILNPAPARPISWEVIEKASFLTPNEHEAAILFPGMSSSAVLRQHPNKVFITEGERGVRYFNGVKEVLIPSYQVEPADTTGAGDTFNAAFAVALAEGKGIEESATFANRAASLSVTRFGAQGGMPTRTEVEQARL, encoded by the coding sequence CTATGGACTTGGTCGTAACAGCTGCCAAGCGGCCGGGAGCAGGGGAGACCGTTCTTGGCAAAAGCTTCACAACCGTGCCAGGGGGCAAAGGAGCGAATCAAGCAGTGGCCGCAGCCAGATTGGGAGCGGATGTTCACATGATCGGCTGTGTGGGGGAGGATCACTACGGTCAGGCCATTTTAAATAATTTTCGAGAAAATCGTGTTCACATCCGGTTTGTGGAAATGATTACAGGGGCAGAAAGCGGCACCGCCCATATCATTTTGGCAGAAGGTGATAATAGCATTGTTGTAGTGGAAGGAGCGAATCATTATGTGAGGCCGGATAGCGTTCGTCGAGCGCATTCTATTATAGCCGCTGCCGATATGGTCATGATTCAGCAAGAAATTCCTGCTGAAACAGTGGAGTATACGGCTGCTCTTTGCGCAAAGCTTAGAGTGCCGCTTATATTAAATCCGGCTCCTGCTAGACCAATAAGCTGGGAGGTCATTGAGAAAGCTTCCTTCCTTACTCCAAATGAGCATGAAGCCGCAATCTTATTTCCGGGCATGAGCTCAAGTGCTGTTCTAAGACAACACCCCAATAAAGTATTTATTACCGAAGGCGAGCGGGGAGTGCGCTACTTTAATGGGGTTAAGGAAGTGCTTATCCCTTCTTATCAGGTGGAGCCAGCGGATACGACAGGAGCTGGAGATACGTTTAACGCCGCTTTTGCTGTAGCGTTGGCAGAAGGGAAAGGGATAGAGGAAAGCGCGACATTCGCCAACCGGGCTGCCTCGTTATCTGTGACAAGGTTCGGCGCACAAGGCGGAATGCCAACGAGAACAGAAGTGGAGCAAGCACGTTTATGA